One window of Phycisphaeraceae bacterium genomic DNA carries:
- a CDS encoding transposase: MDNASWRVLAASVRKLDRSPRGGRFTFTDADIVLTFLWAVLHRRPTSWACRRDAWPLWRRGRLPSPSRMSRRLRTTSVQALLAAAEAENLVSASGALVLALDGKALRVASHSGDRTATFGAWGLRGYKLHAICDLAGSIVSWRLTPMHCHEAVMAKRMMRDMELNGYVLADSNYDSVKLYELCACKGGQLVVPRKDCRVGRGVRRSGTHPDRRRAIDMLEQSMTGFGRGLLSLRRVIERVFARLEMTHHVGLIPPHVRGIERVRRWIQAIIILDRHTQAMKR, translated from the coding sequence ATGGACAACGCGAGTTGGAGGGTGTTGGCGGCGAGCGTGCGGAAGCTGGATCGGAGCCCGCGTGGCGGTCGCTTCACCTTCACCGATGCGGACATCGTGCTGACCTTTCTCTGGGCCGTCTTGCACCGACGACCCACCTCCTGGGCGTGCCGACGCGATGCATGGCCGTTGTGGCGGCGTGGTCGATTGCCCTCGCCAAGCAGGATGAGCCGGCGGCTGAGAACCACCAGCGTCCAGGCGTTACTTGCCGCGGCGGAGGCGGAGAATCTGGTCTCTGCATCGGGAGCGTTGGTGCTGGCTCTTGACGGCAAGGCCCTGCGCGTCGCCTCGCACTCCGGAGACCGGACCGCGACCTTCGGCGCATGGGGACTGCGCGGCTACAAGCTCCATGCGATCTGCGATCTCGCGGGCTCGATCGTCTCCTGGCGTCTCACGCCCATGCACTGCCATGAAGCAGTGATGGCCAAGCGGATGATGCGAGACATGGAGTTGAACGGGTATGTGCTGGCCGACTCGAACTACGACAGCGTGAAGCTCTATGAACTCTGCGCGTGCAAGGGCGGACAACTGGTGGTTCCGCGGAAGGACTGCCGCGTGGGTCGCGGCGTGCGGCGGTCCGGAACGCATCCGGACCGCCGTCGAGCCATCGACATGCTGGAGCAGAGCATGACGGGCTTCGGCAGGGGCCTGCTGTCACTCCGGCGCGTGATCGAGCGTGTGTTTGCACGCCTGGAAATGACCCACCATGTGGGGCTTATCCCGCCGCACGTGCGCGGCATCGAGCGAGTCCGTCGATGGATCCAAGCCATCATCATCCTTGATCGACACACACAGGCAATGAAGCGATGA
- a CDS encoding DUF2924 domain-containing protein, with product MIHTPDDIPATVKALGRLTVPELKQRYAEVFGEPTRTNHKQYLIKRIVWRMQALREGGLSERARRRAVELADEAEIRLTAPRAPAPGPGTVITSAFDAGRPAMTIQRGERDARACCEEISECGCLGAQMA from the coding sequence ATGATCCATACGCCCGATGACATTCCCGCGACGGTGAAGGCCCTTGGCCGACTCACCGTTCCCGAACTGAAGCAGCGCTACGCCGAGGTCTTCGGCGAGCCAACGCGGACGAACCACAAGCAGTACCTGATCAAGCGGATCGTTTGGCGGATGCAGGCGCTCCGCGAGGGCGGCTTGTCGGAGCGGGCACGCCGCCGGGCGGTTGAACTGGCCGACGAGGCCGAGATCCGGCTCACGGCCCCGAGAGCGCCTGCGCCGGGACCCGGCACGGTGATCACCTCCGCGTTCGACGCCGGGCGACCGGCGATGACGATACAACGCGGCGAGCGCGATGCAAGAGCGTGTTGCGAAGAAATCTCGGAGTGTGGGTGTTTGGGCGCGCAGATGGCGTGA
- a CDS encoding AAA family ATPase, with amino-acid sequence MGQLILLTHDFSLFRQVRNWFHHLQGQRKNDVSQRPARFFMLECISRNGQRTSTLRWVDSLLEQYESEYHFLFASVYRVWSAPPATSIADYYHVPNMARRVLEAFLAFKVPQASGELHNALQLVSFDESKKSRVLRFLHTQSHGADLDPGHDPTVLGECRAVLEDLLALMRSLDDGHFSAMVRLVNQTPTES; translated from the coding sequence GTGGGCCAGTTGATTCTTTTGACCCACGACTTCTCGCTCTTCCGGCAAGTCCGAAACTGGTTTCACCATCTGCAGGGCCAGAGAAAGAACGATGTGTCGCAGCGTCCAGCGCGGTTCTTTATGCTTGAATGCATCAGTCGCAACGGACAGCGAACAAGTACTCTTCGGTGGGTTGACTCGCTCTTGGAGCAATACGAGTCCGAGTATCACTTTCTGTTTGCGAGCGTTTACAGAGTTTGGTCGGCCCCGCCAGCGACGAGCATTGCGGACTACTACCACGTGCCCAACATGGCTCGACGTGTGCTCGAAGCCTTCCTGGCGTTCAAGGTGCCACAAGCATCAGGCGAGCTGCACAACGCCCTACAGCTCGTGAGTTTCGACGAGAGCAAAAAGTCTCGCGTCCTCCGTTTCCTGCACACACAGTCCCACGGTGCTGATCTCGATCCTGGGCACGACCCCACCGTTCTCGGTGAATGTCGAGCTGTTCTCGAAGATCTGCTGGCCCTAATGCGCAGCCTCGACGACGGTCACTTCTCTGCAATGGTTCGGTTGGTCAATCAGACCCCGACGGAGAGTTGA
- a CDS encoding IS5 family transposase gives MKGKPERQAAVYHTFNVEDLIEPGHPLRAIKRMVDRALADMSRTFKAAYSDRGRPSIPPETLLKALLLQCLYTIRSERELCRRLKTDLLFRWFLDLQPSDDVFDHSVFTHNRVRLSEHGITQKFFDHVVKQAIDAGLTSDEHFTVDGSLIQSHASLKSLKKIEREAAGEDDGGAPPPSAGGTQGRNPSVDFKGERRTNATHQSTTDPEAKLYRKGDGVGAFLCHSGHALTENRHGLVMSVRIDEASGTAERENTLKMLDHLERRHGVRPATLGADKGYDAGPFLLELERRWIEPHVAIKAGKIDPTSERADDGTWARWFARSEQRSAAFKKSQRRRKLVEEFFGWAKTVAGMRRARHVGREKISQCFDLAAAAYNLVRMKNLLAG, from the coding sequence ATGAAGGGCAAACCCGAGCGTCAGGCGGCAGTCTATCACACGTTCAACGTCGAGGACCTGATCGAGCCCGGCCATCCGCTGCGTGCGATCAAGCGGATGGTCGATCGCGCTCTGGCGGACATGTCCCGGACGTTCAAGGCCGCGTACAGCGATCGTGGCCGCCCGAGCATCCCGCCCGAGACGCTGCTCAAGGCCCTGCTCTTGCAGTGCCTGTACACGATCCGGTCCGAACGCGAGCTGTGCCGGCGGCTGAAGACCGACCTGCTGTTCCGCTGGTTCCTGGACCTCCAGCCGTCGGACGACGTGTTCGATCACTCGGTCTTCACGCACAACCGAGTGCGGCTGAGCGAGCATGGGATCACACAGAAGTTCTTCGACCACGTGGTGAAGCAGGCGATTGATGCCGGGCTGACCAGCGACGAGCACTTCACCGTGGACGGCTCCCTGATCCAGAGCCATGCGTCGCTCAAGAGTCTCAAGAAGATCGAGCGGGAGGCCGCCGGAGAGGATGATGGGGGCGCTCCTCCGCCATCGGCCGGGGGCACGCAGGGACGCAACCCGTCTGTGGACTTCAAGGGGGAGCGTCGCACCAACGCCACCCACCAGAGCACGACCGACCCCGAGGCGAAGCTGTACAGGAAGGGCGACGGCGTGGGCGCGTTCCTCTGCCACTCGGGGCATGCGCTCACCGAGAACCGGCACGGGCTGGTGATGAGCGTGCGGATCGACGAGGCCAGCGGCACGGCCGAGCGGGAGAACACGCTGAAGATGCTCGATCATCTGGAGCGGCGGCACGGCGTGCGTCCGGCGACACTGGGCGCCGACAAGGGGTACGACGCGGGGCCGTTCCTCTTGGAACTGGAGCGGCGTTGGATCGAGCCGCACGTGGCCATCAAGGCCGGGAAGATCGATCCGACCAGCGAGCGGGCCGACGACGGGACCTGGGCCCGATGGTTCGCACGCAGCGAGCAACGCAGTGCGGCGTTCAAAAAGAGCCAACGCCGACGAAAGCTGGTGGAGGAGTTCTTCGGATGGGCCAAGACGGTGGCGGGGATGAGAAGAGCCAGGCACGTGGGACGCGAGAAGATCAGCCAGTGCTTCGATCTGGCGGCCGCGGCGTACAACCTCGTGCGGATGAAGAACCTGCTGGCCGGGTGA
- a CDS encoding AAA family ATPase, giving the protein MFRDFSWPADLSDFGRYNLVYGWNGTGKTTLSRLFRSLELRRPPTVGEAVLRVGGTDIAGNEFPSSTFPIRVFNRDFIHESVFPIGGGDVPPIYVVGQENVEKAKEVDRLKTERNVKQEELGAAQRAKEQADRDFEKHCIDRAKVIKNTLQKSGSAYNNYNKSDYQSRAQQMAANGDAALHRLRDDQREALLAQHHQATPKPKVSEVIYQVPALQGLADQVAALLRTTVVSSAIHALKDDSALAEWVRRGLGLHNDRRSDKCLFCEQSLPAGRLGELEAHFNAEYERLLREIDEQIRALEAANGQAAGVRPPNRAELYDDLQADFSSAERAFRQMIDTVRTYLAVLVENLKRKRGVPFAALSLSEAVPTVDTAALDRLNEIIRRHNQACDEFDRRVSEARDRLALDMIAQAMDEFVRLRDAVQAATTAIGLIEAEIKRLTAEIERLESEIREHRRPAEELNEDLKRYLGHGDLQLTIKDNGYAITRNGVPADMLSEGEMSAIALLYFLKSLEDRTFDKLNGTVVLDDPVSSLDGNALFLAFGLIRERTNRPLNNGRHAGA; this is encoded by the coding sequence GTGTTCCGCGACTTCTCGTGGCCAGCGGACCTATCGGATTTCGGGCGGTACAACCTCGTGTACGGCTGGAACGGCACCGGAAAGACGACGCTCAGCCGCTTGTTCCGCTCCCTCGAGCTGCGCCGACCGCCGACGGTTGGCGAGGCTGTTCTCAGAGTCGGGGGCACGGATATCGCCGGCAATGAGTTCCCGTCCTCGACGTTTCCGATTCGCGTCTTCAACCGCGATTTCATTCATGAGAGCGTGTTTCCCATTGGCGGCGGCGATGTCCCGCCGATCTACGTCGTCGGCCAGGAGAACGTCGAGAAGGCGAAGGAAGTGGACCGCCTCAAGACTGAGCGGAACGTCAAGCAGGAGGAGCTGGGTGCCGCCCAGCGGGCAAAGGAACAGGCAGATCGGGACTTTGAGAAGCACTGCATCGACCGGGCCAAGGTCATCAAGAATACACTTCAGAAGTCGGGTAGCGCGTACAACAACTACAACAAGTCGGACTATCAAAGCCGGGCGCAGCAGATGGCGGCGAATGGAGACGCCGCCTTACATCGATTGCGCGATGACCAGCGCGAGGCATTGCTGGCGCAACACCACCAGGCGACCCCCAAGCCAAAGGTGTCGGAAGTCATCTATCAGGTTCCCGCCCTTCAGGGGCTGGCTGATCAAGTCGCCGCGCTGCTGCGCACAACCGTCGTCTCGTCGGCCATCCACGCCCTGAAGGATGACTCTGCGCTTGCGGAGTGGGTCCGCCGTGGGCTCGGTTTGCACAATGACCGCCGATCGGACAAGTGCCTCTTCTGCGAGCAATCACTGCCCGCGGGCCGCCTCGGTGAACTGGAGGCGCATTTCAACGCCGAGTACGAACGGCTTCTGCGGGAGATTGATGAGCAGATCCGGGCGTTGGAAGCAGCCAACGGGCAGGCAGCCGGGGTGAGGCCTCCCAATCGGGCTGAACTGTACGATGATTTGCAAGCGGACTTCAGCTCCGCCGAACGGGCGTTCCGGCAAATGATCGATACCGTGCGAACGTACCTCGCCGTACTCGTGGAGAACCTGAAGCGCAAGAGGGGCGTGCCGTTCGCGGCTCTGTCTCTCAGCGAGGCTGTGCCGACTGTTGATACGGCGGCCCTCGACAGGCTGAACGAGATCATCCGGCGGCACAATCAGGCGTGCGACGAGTTCGACCGCCGCGTGAGCGAGGCACGCGATCGCCTGGCTCTCGACATGATCGCGCAGGCCATGGACGAGTTCGTGCGGCTCCGAGATGCCGTGCAGGCGGCAACGACAGCGATTGGTCTTATCGAAGCCGAGATCAAACGACTGACGGCGGAAATCGAACGGCTCGAGAGCGAGATCAGGGAGCATCGCCGCCCCGCCGAGGAACTGAACGAGGACCTGAAGCGGTACCTCGGACACGGCGACTTGCAACTGACCATCAAGGACAACGGCTACGCCATCACTCGGAACGGCGTCCCTGCCGACATGCTCAGCGAGGGTGAGATGTCGGCGATCGCGCTGCTGTACTTCTTGAAGTCGCTGGAAGACCGAACGTTTGATAAGCTGAATGGCACGGTGGTGCTCGACGACCCTGTATCCAGCCTCGACGGCAACGCGCTCTTTCTCGCGTTTGGCCTGATCCGCGAGCGCACTAACAGGCCGTTGAACAATGGCCGACACGCCGGGGCCTGA
- a CDS encoding tetratricopeptide repeat protein, with product MLVKALDLGNPDVGGARASKHLGSEPSLGRSAREYFRGEWVAVPRQREICGWVVEAATSAGLFSTFTLPRDGNTDAPPAQEFLTDVLVQWLSDWDAIYFQGSTGWPDPHPSLAVFVLGRQAVIDLALRVTALVQLSGGCDWTQFVTHATEDKPGKAILSSLMATGSRHQTREGLALSIGVEKSTVDDWMDKMTVPRDINLRALAKHFAESTSHEEQLLVWLRLQWALVAIKAALCPHMEPAHLADVFSAFMCLVQLSLAMQAQVPLSREAMLFTQVLTLRKGSRLETSRALFGYWLDHQSSPLWIDDILVAGEKGAAARIQECFEVIGDESTTRKRWDADHDMAALSVAQRRIQQSSAYLIAMSPRAFRGDLDRIGKSVIPKYPLPDVLAWLARDRMSRGEHREAIEMWKEVIAKDPESADSHCHYGVALWHATPNPQFDEAIEQLKRASELRPDWDYPVAEIARVYLHRGWTGHAIQHLESAPPCLVHGSQDCSFMLALAQFTSKQYCEAGKAAVRALELDPTYAAAAHLAAECAFAMGDKAEGGRLARVALHLGNRLSYDKWLRPMTG from the coding sequence GTGCTCGTGAAGGCATTGGACCTCGGAAATCCCGATGTGGGGGGGGCGAGAGCATCCAAGCATCTCGGCAGCGAGCCGTCGCTCGGCCGTAGCGCCCGCGAGTATTTCCGCGGCGAGTGGGTGGCCGTGCCACGCCAGCGAGAGATATGCGGCTGGGTTGTCGAGGCCGCGACGAGTGCGGGGCTGTTTTCCACATTCACGCTGCCGAGAGATGGCAATACCGATGCGCCGCCAGCCCAAGAGTTCTTGACCGACGTACTGGTTCAATGGTTGTCCGATTGGGATGCCATCTACTTCCAAGGCTCTACGGGCTGGCCCGACCCTCACCCCTCACTTGCAGTGTTTGTGCTCGGTCGCCAAGCGGTGATCGATCTGGCCCTGCGTGTGACGGCTTTGGTACAGCTTTCCGGCGGATGCGACTGGACTCAGTTTGTTACCCATGCCACGGAAGACAAGCCGGGAAAGGCGATCCTCTCAAGCTTGATGGCCACAGGGTCTCGACATCAGACGCGAGAAGGACTTGCCCTGTCAATCGGCGTGGAGAAGTCCACCGTTGACGACTGGATGGACAAGATGACGGTGCCTCGCGACATCAACTTGAGAGCGCTTGCAAAGCACTTCGCCGAATCGACTAGCCACGAAGAGCAGCTCCTGGTGTGGCTCCGGCTTCAATGGGCGCTCGTCGCGATCAAAGCCGCCCTCTGTCCTCACATGGAGCCCGCACACTTGGCCGACGTGTTCAGTGCATTCATGTGCCTCGTCCAACTCTCCTTGGCCATGCAAGCACAAGTCCCACTCTCGCGCGAAGCGATGCTCTTCACCCAGGTGCTGACCCTCCGCAAAGGCAGTCGCCTCGAGACGAGCAGGGCTCTATTCGGCTACTGGCTCGACCATCAGAGCAGCCCGCTCTGGATCGACGACATTCTGGTTGCGGGCGAAAAGGGGGCAGCCGCGCGTATCCAAGAGTGCTTCGAAGTGATTGGCGACGAATCGACTACTCGCAAGCGATGGGATGCCGACCACGACATGGCTGCGCTTTCAGTGGCTCAAAGGCGGATACAACAGAGCAGCGCGTACCTGATTGCGATGTCCCCGCGCGCTTTCCGAGGCGACTTGGATCGCATCGGAAAGTCCGTCATTCCGAAGTACCCGCTGCCCGACGTGCTGGCTTGGCTTGCCAGGGACCGCATGTCGCGCGGGGAGCATCGTGAAGCGATCGAGATGTGGAAAGAAGTGATCGCGAAAGACCCAGAGTCCGCCGACTCACACTGCCACTACGGAGTCGCACTGTGGCATGCGACACCCAATCCACAGTTTGATGAAGCGATTGAGCAGTTGAAACGAGCGTCCGAGTTGCGACCGGATTGGGACTACCCCGTTGCCGAGATCGCGAGGGTGTACCTGCACCGCGGCTGGACCGGGCACGCCATCCAGCACCTTGAGTCCGCGCCCCCGTGTCTAGTGCACGGATCGCAAGACTGCTCGTTCATGCTCGCCCTCGCCCAGTTCACGTCCAAGCAGTACTGCGAGGCTGGGAAAGCAGCTGTCAGGGCGCTCGAGTTAGATCCCACCTATGCGGCCGCGGCTCATCTCGCCGCCGAATGCGCGTTTGCCATGGGTGACAAGGCTGAAGGCGGACGACTTGCTCGCGTGGCGTTGCATTTGGGCAATCGGTTGAGCTACGACAAATGGCTTCGTCCGATGACGGGTTGA
- a CDS encoding SAM-dependent DNA methyltransferase, which yields MTRADSTPASSGTASSPTASQIGTRVWSYAGVLKDDGLSYMAYVEQLTFLLFLKMADELTKPPYNQPSRIPKGKDDDGKAFDCDWPSLLKLDGAELYAHYRRLLTALSGQKGLLGTIFKEAECKIKDPAKLRRLIVDLIDRERWLSLDLDVKGVIYEELLSRSAAESTGGAGQYFTPRPIIQAVVDVMRPEPDDTIIDPAAGTGGFLTMAYESVLRRHVKEMDRDEKRRIRESLVIAQELVPETARLCAMNLYLHGITGGRDELATPVISGKSSLDTPPSKQYSMVLTNPPFGKKQSLKTVNEEGDLDSEDEVVVRQDFWVSTANKQLNFVQHIFNLLKVGGRAAVVVPDNVLFEGGPGQKIRDQLMKQCDVHTLLRLPTGIFYKPGVKANVIFFDRKPPQEKPWTTRLWVYDLRTNKHFTLKQNAIKRSDFDEFVDLFKPGAIHKRKATWSDAKPDGRWRSFEYEDLLKRDKLSLDLFWIKDESLEDSASLPDPDVLAAEIVEDLQDALEQFAGIATALAPTKRNAR from the coding sequence ATGACCCGCGCCGATAGCACCCCGGCATCCAGCGGAACCGCTTCATCGCCTACTGCGAGCCAGATCGGCACGCGCGTATGGTCCTACGCGGGGGTGCTCAAGGATGATGGCCTGTCGTACATGGCCTATGTCGAGCAGCTCACCTTCCTGCTCTTCCTGAAGATGGCGGATGAGCTAACCAAGCCGCCGTACAACCAGCCCAGCCGCATCCCCAAGGGCAAGGACGATGACGGAAAGGCGTTCGACTGCGACTGGCCGAGCCTGCTGAAGCTCGATGGGGCGGAGTTGTACGCCCACTACCGCCGCCTGCTCACGGCCCTCAGTGGGCAGAAGGGGCTGCTGGGCACGATCTTCAAGGAAGCCGAGTGCAAGATCAAGGACCCGGCCAAGCTCCGCCGCTTGATCGTGGACCTGATCGACCGCGAACGGTGGCTTAGTCTCGATCTGGACGTGAAGGGCGTGATCTACGAGGAGTTGCTCAGCCGCAGCGCCGCGGAGAGCACCGGCGGCGCGGGCCAGTACTTCACACCTCGGCCCATCATCCAGGCGGTGGTCGATGTCATGCGCCCCGAGCCAGATGACACGATCATCGATCCCGCGGCGGGCACGGGCGGGTTCCTGACGATGGCGTACGAAAGCGTGCTTCGGCGGCACGTCAAGGAAATGGACCGCGACGAGAAACGTCGCATCCGTGAGTCGCTGGTGATCGCGCAGGAGTTGGTGCCGGAGACAGCGCGCCTGTGCGCGATGAACCTGTACTTGCACGGCATCACCGGCGGCAGGGACGAACTAGCGACGCCGGTCATCAGCGGCAAGAGCAGCTTGGACACGCCTCCAAGCAAGCAATACTCGATGGTGCTGACCAACCCGCCCTTCGGCAAGAAGCAGAGTTTGAAGACCGTGAACGAGGAGGGCGATCTCGACAGCGAGGACGAGGTCGTCGTCCGCCAGGACTTCTGGGTCTCGACCGCCAACAAGCAGTTGAACTTCGTGCAGCACATCTTCAACCTGCTGAAGGTCGGCGGCCGTGCGGCGGTGGTCGTGCCCGACAACGTGCTCTTTGAGGGCGGCCCAGGGCAGAAGATCCGCGACCAGTTGATGAAGCAGTGCGACGTGCACACGCTCCTGCGCCTGCCGACGGGCATCTTCTACAAGCCCGGCGTCAAGGCCAACGTGATCTTCTTCGATCGAAAGCCGCCTCAGGAAAAGCCGTGGACCACACGCCTCTGGGTGTACGACCTGCGGACCAACAAGCACTTCACGCTCAAGCAGAACGCGATCAAGCGGTCGGACTTCGATGAGTTCGTTGACCTGTTCAAGCCCGGGGCGATCCACAAGCGAAAGGCGACATGGAGCGACGCCAAGCCGGACGGCCGTTGGCGCAGCTTTGAGTACGAAGACCTGCTCAAGCGGGACAAGCTCAGTCTCGACCTGTTCTGGATCAAGGACGAGAGCCTTGAGGACAGCGCAAGCCTGCCCGACCCAGACGTGCTGGCGGCGGAGATTGTCGAGGACCTGCAGGACGCGCTGGAGCAGTTCGCCGGGATTGCGACGGCGCTCGCGCCGACGAAACGCAATGCCCGCTGA
- a CDS encoding DEAD/DEAH box helicase family protein, with translation MLTTPEQKAREVIDSKLAASGWIVQSYRDMNLGAGLGLAVTEFPGAHGPADYLLYVDGKTIGVVEAKPVGHTLRGVEGQSASYSDGLPASLPAWRRPLPFQYESTGEVTQFTNWMEAHARSRDIFSFHRAESLREMVQEEKPLRSCLREMPALTPDGLWPKQHTAIINLEKSLRLAKPKALIQMATGSGKTFTAANIAYRLIKHGHARRVCFLVDRTNLGTQTLKEFQQFQPPGERHTFDKLYNIAFPQKNRFDPINRVVITTIQRLYSVLTGQPDLAEEDEERSAFEGAGGPGAFRKPPVPITYNPAIPPEFFDVLIVDECHRSIYSVWGDVLKYFDAFLIGLTATPSKQTIGFFNQNLVMEYTHEQAVADRVNVPYDVYEIRTRITAQGSQLDAGYFVGKRSRKTRAERQEALDQDLQYGADDLDRAVVAEDQIRTVIQTFRDRLFVDIFPGRTEVPKTIIFAKDDSHADDIVRIVREEFGKGNDFCQKITYRTGVMRLTRKVTDPDGTEREEAYYEKTKGKTGEDVLVAFRNSFNPRIAVTVDMIATGTDVKPVEIVFFMRSIKSSNYFEQMKGRGVRVMPADMLKGVTPDAKSKTRFVIIDAVGVCEQCKSEKGPIDREPNKSLKQVLDYIKAGGTDPDAVSALAGKLNRLAADMSEKQHADLNAHAGGKTIDTLVGGLVAAIDDANVEAKAQAMNPGVALSMLTEKQLEAAEQELIKDAIKPFYDPKLRDLILQIKLDNEQTIDRVSKDEVLGVGYSQAALDKAKTKIENFKRFIDEHKDELTALQVFFGMATPDRLKFRDLKELADQIKRPPVSATPEELWHCYEAIEAAKVAGKGGQIITDLVSLIRHTLKPSEPLTPFADVVRQRYQAWRAQQAAAGVIFTAEQTAWLDKIAEHIATSLAIEMEDFHDGWFAQRGNLGKAYELFGDRLQIIVADMNKALTA, from the coding sequence ATGTTGACGACACCCGAACAAAAGGCGCGAGAGGTCATCGACTCGAAGCTGGCCGCTTCCGGGTGGATCGTCCAGTCCTATCGCGACATGAACCTCGGTGCCGGTCTCGGACTCGCCGTGACCGAGTTCCCCGGCGCGCACGGCCCGGCCGATTACCTGCTGTACGTCGACGGCAAGACAATCGGCGTGGTCGAGGCGAAGCCAGTCGGCCACACGCTCCGCGGCGTGGAAGGCCAATCGGCCAGCTACAGCGATGGTCTGCCAGCAAGCCTGCCCGCGTGGCGTCGCCCCCTTCCGTTTCAGTACGAATCCACGGGCGAGGTAACCCAGTTCACCAACTGGATGGAAGCGCACGCCCGAAGCCGCGACATTTTCTCGTTCCACCGCGCCGAATCACTCCGCGAGATGGTGCAAGAGGAAAAGCCCCTCCGGTCTTGCCTGCGCGAGATGCCGGCGCTGACGCCCGATGGTCTCTGGCCAAAGCAGCACACCGCCATCATCAATCTTGAGAAGTCGCTCAGGCTCGCCAAGCCCAAGGCCCTGATCCAGATGGCCACAGGCTCCGGAAAGACCTTCACAGCTGCGAACATCGCGTACCGCCTCATCAAGCATGGTCACGCCCGCCGCGTCTGCTTCCTCGTCGATCGCACGAACCTGGGAACGCAGACGCTGAAGGAGTTCCAGCAGTTCCAGCCACCTGGCGAACGGCACACGTTCGACAAGCTCTACAACATCGCATTCCCTCAAAAGAACCGATTCGACCCGATCAACCGGGTGGTGATCACCACGATCCAACGGCTCTACTCGGTGCTAACAGGCCAGCCGGACCTTGCCGAAGAGGATGAAGAGCGCTCCGCGTTTGAGGGTGCCGGGGGGCCGGGCGCTTTCAGGAAGCCGCCCGTCCCCATCACCTACAACCCCGCGATCCCGCCCGAGTTCTTCGACGTGCTCATCGTCGATGAATGCCACCGCTCCATCTACAGCGTCTGGGGCGACGTGCTGAAGTACTTTGACGCCTTCCTGATCGGTCTCACCGCGACTCCCAGCAAGCAGACCATCGGGTTCTTCAACCAGAACCTCGTGATGGAGTACACCCACGAGCAGGCTGTTGCCGACCGCGTGAACGTGCCGTACGACGTCTACGAGATCCGCACGCGGATCACGGCGCAGGGTTCTCAACTCGACGCGGGCTACTTCGTCGGCAAGCGCAGCCGCAAGACGCGGGCGGAACGCCAGGAGGCCCTCGATCAGGACCTCCAGTACGGTGCAGACGACCTCGACCGCGCCGTTGTCGCCGAGGATCAGATCAGGACCGTCATCCAGACTTTCCGCGACCGCCTGTTCGTGGACATCTTCCCCGGCCGCACCGAGGTCCCCAAAACCATCATCTTCGCCAAGGACGACTCCCACGCCGACGACATCGTCCGCATCGTCCGCGAGGAGTTCGGCAAGGGCAACGACTTCTGCCAGAAGATCACCTATCGCACGGGCGTGATGCGTCTGACCCGCAAGGTGACCGATCCTGACGGCACGGAACGCGAGGAGGCCTACTACGAGAAGACCAAGGGCAAGACCGGCGAGGACGTGCTCGTCGCTTTCCGCAACTCGTTCAACCCCCGCATCGCCGTCACGGTGGACATGATCGCCACAGGAACCGACGTGAAGCCGGTCGAGATCGTCTTCTTCATGCGCTCAATCAAGAGCAGCAACTACTTCGAGCAGATGAAGGGCCGCGGTGTCCGCGTGATGCCCGCCGACATGCTCAAGGGCGTCACACCCGACGCCAAGAGCAAGACGCGTTTCGTCATCATCGACGCCGTCGGCGTCTGCGAGCAGTGCAAGAGCGAGAAGGGGCCAATCGACCGCGAGCCGAACAAGTCGCTCAAGCAGGTCTTGGACTACATCAAGGCCGGCGGCACCGACCCGGACGCCGTCTCCGCCCTGGCGGGCAAGCTCAACCGCCTCGCCGCGGACATGTCGGAGAAGCAGCACGCCGACTTGAATGCCCACGCAGGCGGCAAGACCATCGACACCCTCGTCGGCGGCCTCGTCGCCGCGATCGACGACGCGAACGTCGAGGCCAAGGCGCAGGCCATGAATCCCGGCGTCGCGCTCTCCATGCTCACGGAGAAGCAGCTCGAAGCCGCTGAGCAGGAACTCATCAAGGACGCCATCAAGCCCTTCTATGACCCGAAGCTCCGCGACCTCATCCTCCAGATCAAGCTGGACAACGAGCAGACCATCGACCGCGTGAGCAAGGACGAGGTGCTCGGCGTCGGCTACTCGCAGGCCGCGCTGGACAAGGCCAAGACGAAGATCGAGAACTTCAAGAGGTTCATCGACGAGCACAAGGACGAGTTGACCGCCCTCCAGGTCTTCTTCGGCATGGCCACGCCCGACCGGCTGAAGTTCCGCGACCTGAAGGAACTGGCCGACCAGATCAAGCGTCCGCCCGTCTCCGCGACGCCTGAGGAACTCTGGCACTGCTACGAGGCGATCGAAGCCGCGAAGGTTGCTGGCAAGGGCGGGCAGATCATCACCGACCTCGTCTCGCTCATCCGCCACACGCTCAAGCCGAGTGAGCCGCTGACGCCGTTCGCCGACGTGGTCAGGCAGCGGTATCAGGCCTGGCGGGCCCAGCAGGCGGCGGCGGGGGTGATTTTCACCGCCGAGCAGACAGCGTGGCTGGACAAGATCGCCGAGCATATTGCCACCAGCCTCGCGATCGAGATGGAGGACTTCCACGACGGCTGGTTCGCCCAGCGCGGCAACCTTGGCAAGGCCTATGAACTCTTCGGCGACCGTCTTCAGATCATCGTCGCCGACATGAACAAGGCTCTGACGGCATGA